A genomic stretch from Empedobacter stercoris includes:
- a CDS encoding nucleotide sugar dehydrogenase, whose protein sequence is MNQQHKIAVIGLGYVGLPLARLFATKYPVVGFDINEQRIAELNNGVDSTLEVENNVLQNVLVKQNPFIQVENGLFCSSDIADIKDATIYVVTVPTPVDKNNRPDLTPLKKASETVGKVLSKGDIVIYESTVYPGVTEEECIPVLEEVSGLKFNTDFFAGYSPERINPGDKKHTVEKILKVTSGSTPEIGKIVDDLYQSVIVAGTHLAPTIKVAEASKVIENSQRDINIAFINELSKIFSLMDIDTNDVLEAAGTKWNFLPFKPGLVGGHCIGVDPFYLAQKAQEIGYYSELILAARRLNDSMGAFVASQVVKLLINNDIKVKGAKILNLGITFKENCPDIRNSKAIDVIHALEEYGIEVTTLDPWANPDEVNHEYGITFCNTLDQVFQFTSSPVHQFDAIILTVSHDEFLNLQLTDYLKENGVIYDVKGALPKEKVNKRL, encoded by the coding sequence ATGAATCAACAACATAAAATAGCAGTAATTGGTTTAGGTTACGTAGGTTTACCGTTGGCTCGATTATTTGCAACAAAATACCCTGTTGTCGGGTTTGATATTAATGAGCAACGTATTGCTGAATTAAATAATGGAGTAGATTCAACTTTAGAAGTTGAAAATAATGTTCTACAAAATGTTTTAGTTAAACAAAATCCTTTTATTCAAGTAGAAAATGGATTGTTTTGTTCATCAGATATAGCGGATATTAAAGATGCTACAATTTATGTGGTAACCGTTCCTACGCCAGTGGACAAAAATAATCGACCAGATTTAACGCCTCTTAAAAAAGCATCGGAAACGGTAGGGAAAGTATTGTCAAAAGGAGATATTGTGATTTACGAATCAACTGTTTATCCTGGCGTAACAGAGGAGGAGTGTATTCCTGTTTTGGAAGAAGTTTCAGGATTGAAATTTAATACAGATTTCTTTGCAGGCTATTCACCAGAACGGATCAATCCAGGAGACAAAAAGCATACGGTTGAAAAGATCTTGAAGGTTACATCAGGTTCAACTCCAGAAATTGGAAAAATAGTTGATGATTTATATCAATCAGTAATTGTTGCAGGGACTCATTTAGCACCTACAATTAAAGTTGCAGAAGCATCGAAAGTGATCGAAAATTCGCAACGTGATATCAATATTGCGTTTATTAACGAATTATCGAAGATTTTTTCGCTAATGGATATTGATACCAATGACGTATTAGAAGCTGCTGGAACAAAATGGAATTTTTTACCATTCAAACCAGGTTTGGTTGGAGGACATTGTATTGGTGTTGATCCATTTTATTTGGCTCAAAAAGCACAAGAAATTGGTTATTATTCTGAATTGATATTAGCAGCAAGACGATTAAATGATTCTATGGGAGCCTTTGTAGCTTCTCAGGTTGTTAAATTGTTAATTAACAACGATATCAAAGTAAAAGGCGCAAAAATTCTAAATTTAGGAATTACCTTTAAAGAAAATTGCCCTGATATTCGTAATTCAAAAGCAATTGATGTGATTCATGCTTTAGAAGAATATGGAATAGAGGTGACAACGTTAGACCCTTGGGCTAACCCGGATGAGGTAAACCATGAATACGGAATAACTTTTTGTAATACATTGGATCAGGTTTTCCAGTTCACCAGTTCACCAGTTCACCAATTCGACGCCATTATCTTGACTGTTTCACACGACGAATTTTTAAATCTTCAGTTAACTGATTATTTAAAAGAAAACGGAGTGATTTATGATGTAAAAGGGGCTTTACCTAAAGAAAAAGTAAATAAAAGACTGTAA
- the rfbC gene encoding dTDP-4-dehydrorhamnose 3,5-epimerase translates to MKATETKLKGCFILEPTVFEDSRGYFFESYNEGKLEEILGYKPTFVQDNQSNSSYGVVRGLHMQAGEHSQAKLVRVVEGAVIDVAVDVRPDSETYGQSVAVELSAENKKQLFIPRGFLHGFSVISETATFFYKCDNGYNKASEDGVNPLDIELNIDWQIPTDKMIISEKDQEAQSFGEFKVKK, encoded by the coding sequence ATGAAAGCAACAGAGACAAAATTAAAAGGTTGTTTTATTTTAGAACCAACTGTTTTTGAAGATTCGAGAGGGTATTTCTTCGAATCGTATAACGAAGGAAAGTTGGAAGAAATTTTAGGATATAAACCAACTTTTGTTCAAGATAATCAATCAAATTCTTCTTATGGCGTTGTGCGTGGATTACATATGCAAGCAGGTGAGCATTCACAAGCTAAGTTAGTACGAGTTGTAGAAGGCGCAGTAATAGATGTTGCAGTTGATGTTCGTCCAGATTCTGAAACCTATGGTCAATCAGTAGCTGTAGAATTATCAGCAGAAAATAAAAAACAATTGTTTATTCCGAGAGGCTTTTTACATGGTTTTTCGGTGATTTCAGAAACAGCAACATTTTTCTATAAATGCGATAATGGGTACAACAAAGCGTCTGAAGATGGAGTGAATCCTTTAGACATCGAACTGAATATAGATTGGCAAATTCCAACAGATAAAATGATAATTTCTGAAAAGGATCAAGAAGCACAGTCGTTTGGAGAGTTTAAGGTGAAAAAGTGA
- a CDS encoding acyl carrier protein, with translation MSDITSRVKAIIVDKLGVDESEVTLEASFTNDLGADSLDTVELIMEFEKEFDIQIPDDQAEKISTVGQAVTYIEDLNK, from the coding sequence ATGTCTGACATTACATCAAGAGTGAAAGCAATTATCGTGGATAAATTAGGAGTTGACGAAAGCGAAGTAACGCTTGAAGCAAGTTTCACTAACGATTTAGGAGCTGATTCATTAGACACAGTAGAGTTAATTATGGAATTCGAAAAAGAATTTGATATTCAAATTCCAGACGATCAAGCAGAGAAAATTTCTACAGTAGGTCAAGCTGTGACATACATCGAAGACTTAAACAAGTAA
- a CDS encoding adenylyltransferase/cytidyltransferase family protein produces the protein MTTGITFGIFDLLHAGHVMMLEEAKRQCDYLIVGLNTDPAAVDPSKNSPTQSIVERYIQLEGCRYVDEIIPYETEQDLFDMLSALPVNVRIIGEEYRNIDFTGKQYCLDNNIQIYYNKRTHRFSSSGLRKVVATSEKEK, from the coding sequence ATGACAACTGGAATTACTTTCGGAATATTTGACTTACTTCATGCAGGACATGTGATGATGCTCGAAGAAGCCAAACGACAATGCGATTATTTGATTGTAGGTCTTAATACAGATCCTGCAGCAGTAGACCCTTCCAAAAATAGTCCAACACAATCTATCGTAGAACGCTATATACAGTTAGAAGGATGTCGTTATGTGGACGAAATTATTCCATACGAAACAGAACAAGATTTGTTTGACATGTTAAGTGCTTTGCCCGTAAATGTTAGAATTATAGGCGAAGAATACCGAAATATTGACTTTACAGGAAAACAATATTGTTTAGATAATAATATTCAGATTTACTACAATAAGCGTACGCATCGTTTCTCAAGTTCAGGATTAAGAAAAGTGGTCGCAACCTCCGAAAAAGAGAAATAA
- the pckA gene encoding phosphoenolpyruvate carboxykinase (ATP): MSIELASYGIKNSKINYQLSPEELTKKMVELGQGEITSSGAINMLTGEFTGRSPKDRFIVKDDITADNVWWDGNTNIPFDSDKFDALYDKVVEHLSNREIYVRDAFACADDAYKTKIRAITETPAANLFIYNMFIRPTEEELNNFGDSEWTIINAPTFVADADQDGTRQHNFSILNFKRKIVLNGGTGYTGEMKKGIFSALNFILPVFRNTLPMHCSANSGENGDTAMFFGLSGTGKTTLSADKNRRLIGDDEHGWTEDNTVFNFEGGCYAKVINLSAEGEPEIFAAIKEGALLENCKLVPGTNEVDFTDTSITENTRVSYPIDYIENIAVPSVGKNPKNIFFLSFDAFGVFPPIAKLNPDQAAYLFISGYTSKVAGTEAGVTEPQTTFSTCFGAPFMPLHPTKYAEMLSDKVEKTGVNVWLINTGWNGKKERMSLKDTRAVINAALNGDLDNAAFKKDPYFGFEVPVAIDGVSSEKLNPATSFATEEAYEENAKVLAAKFKENFKKFEEFANADLLAGGPTI, encoded by the coding sequence ATGAGCATAGAATTGGCATCTTACGGAATAAAAAATTCCAAAATTAACTATCAATTATCTCCTGAAGAACTTACCAAGAAAATGGTAGAATTAGGACAGGGAGAAATCACATCTTCTGGCGCTATTAATATGCTAACAGGAGAATTTACAGGGCGTTCACCAAAAGACCGTTTCATTGTAAAAGATGATATTACGGCTGATAACGTTTGGTGGGATGGAAATACAAATATTCCTTTTGATTCTGATAAGTTTGACGCTTTATATGATAAAGTAGTTGAGCACTTAAGCAACCGCGAAATTTATGTACGCGATGCTTTTGCTTGTGCAGATGACGCCTACAAAACTAAAATTAGAGCAATTACAGAAACACCTGCTGCTAATTTATTTATCTACAACATGTTTATTCGTCCAACAGAAGAAGAATTAAACAACTTCGGAGATTCTGAATGGACAATTATAAATGCGCCAACTTTTGTTGCTGATGCAGACCAAGATGGTACAAGACAACACAATTTCTCTATCTTAAACTTCAAACGTAAAATCGTTTTGAATGGTGGAACTGGTTACACAGGAGAAATGAAAAAAGGAATTTTCTCTGCTTTAAACTTTATCTTACCGGTATTTAGAAACACATTACCAATGCATTGTTCTGCGAACTCTGGTGAAAACGGAGATACTGCCATGTTCTTTGGGTTATCTGGTACAGGAAAAACAACCTTATCTGCTGATAAAAACAGACGTTTAATTGGTGATGATGAACATGGTTGGACTGAAGACAATACTGTATTCAATTTTGAAGGTGGTTGTTATGCTAAAGTAATTAACTTATCTGCAGAAGGAGAACCAGAAATTTTTGCTGCAATTAAAGAAGGTGCGTTATTAGAAAACTGTAAGTTAGTTCCAGGGACAAACGAAGTTGACTTTACGGATACCTCAATTACAGAAAACACACGTGTTTCTTATCCGATTGATTACATCGAGAATATTGCAGTTCCATCTGTAGGAAAAAATCCTAAAAATATTTTCTTCTTATCATTTGATGCTTTTGGTGTTTTTCCTCCAATCGCTAAATTAAACCCAGATCAAGCAGCTTATTTATTTATCTCAGGATATACTTCAAAAGTGGCTGGTACAGAAGCTGGTGTTACAGAACCACAAACGACATTCTCTACATGTTTTGGTGCGCCATTTATGCCGTTGCACCCAACAAAATATGCTGAAATGTTAAGCGACAAAGTAGAAAAAACTGGCGTTAATGTTTGGTTAATTAACACAGGTTGGAATGGTAAGAAAGAACGTATGTCTTTAAAAGATACTCGTGCAGTGATCAATGCAGCATTAAATGGAGATTTGGATAACGCAGCGTTTAAAAAGGATCCATACTTCGGATTTGAAGTTCCAGTTGCAATAGATGGTGTTTCATCAGAAAAATTAAATCCTGCAACTTCATTTGCAACAGAAGAAGCGTATGAAGAAAATGCGAAAGTATTGGCAGCTAAATTCAAAGAAAACTTCAAAAAGTTCGAAGAATTTGCGAATGCTGATTTATTAGCTGGAGGACCAACAATTTAA
- the fabF gene encoding beta-ketoacyl-ACP synthase II: MELKRVVVTGLGALTPIGNTYQEYWKGLVNGVSGAAPITLFDATLFKTQFACEIKNFNIEDHFDRKEARKIDRCAQLGIVAAREAIKHSGILDATNVNKERIGVIWGSGIGGIKTFEEEVSNYATGNGTPRFNPFFIPKMIADITPGHISMEFGLMGPNYTTVSACASSTNAIIDAFMLLRLGKAEAIVTGGSEAAITASSIGGFNALHALSTRNDDPQTASRPFDKDRDGFVMGEGAGCIVLEEYEHAIARGATIYAELVGTGMTADAHHITAPHPEGIGALNVMKEALLDANINVEDVDHINMHGTSTPLGDIAESKAIQKLFGEHAYNIQINSTKSMTGHLLGGAGIIEAISAIGAINNSIVPPTINHFTDDENLDPKIDYTFNKAKEKNVDYALSNTFGFGGHNACVIFKKYK, from the coding sequence ATGGAATTAAAAAGAGTAGTAGTAACAGGTTTAGGCGCGCTAACACCAATCGGAAATACTTACCAAGAATACTGGAAAGGATTAGTGAATGGTGTAAGTGGCGCCGCGCCTATTACGCTTTTTGATGCAACTCTTTTTAAGACACAATTTGCTTGTGAGATCAAAAACTTCAACATTGAAGATCATTTTGATCGAAAAGAAGCGCGCAAGATTGATCGTTGTGCCCAATTGGGGATTGTGGCTGCAAGAGAAGCTATCAAACACAGTGGGATCTTAGATGCTACTAACGTAAACAAAGAGCGTATCGGTGTTATATGGGGATCTGGTATTGGTGGAATTAAAACTTTTGAAGAAGAAGTTTCGAATTACGCAACAGGAAATGGAACACCACGTTTCAATCCTTTCTTTATCCCTAAGATGATTGCAGATATCACACCTGGTCATATTTCAATGGAATTTGGTCTTATGGGACCTAATTATACAACTGTTTCGGCATGTGCCTCTTCAACAAATGCAATTATTGATGCATTCATGTTATTAAGACTTGGAAAAGCAGAAGCAATAGTAACAGGAGGGTCAGAAGCTGCGATTACAGCATCAAGCATTGGAGGTTTCAATGCATTACATGCGTTATCTACACGAAACGATGATCCACAAACGGCTTCAAGACCATTTGACAAAGACCGCGATGGTTTTGTAATGGGTGAAGGCGCTGGATGTATTGTTTTAGAAGAGTACGAACATGCAATTGCACGTGGAGCTACAATTTATGCTGAATTAGTAGGAACAGGGATGACAGCAGATGCTCATCATATTACAGCACCACATCCAGAAGGAATTGGCGCTTTAAATGTGATGAAAGAAGCTTTATTAGACGCAAATATAAACGTAGAAGACGTGGATCATATCAACATGCACGGAACATCTACACCATTAGGAGATATTGCAGAATCTAAAGCGATTCAAAAATTATTTGGAGAACATGCGTACAATATTCAAATCAATTCAACTAAATCAATGACAGGTCACTTATTAGGTGGTGCTGGAATTATTGAAGCGATTTCGGCTATTGGAGCTATCAATAACAGTATTGTTCCACCAACAATTAATCATTTTACGGATGATGAAAATCTTGATCCTAAAATTGATTATACATTTAACAAAGCAAAAGAGAAAAATGTGGATTATGCATTGAGTAATACTTTTGGTTTTGGTGGTCACAATGCGTGTGTGATATTTAAGAAGTATAAGTAA
- a CDS encoding NAD-dependent epimerase/dehydratase family protein, whose amino-acid sequence MKTVFITGVAGFIGYHLAEKLIEKDIQVVGIDNINDYYDVQLKYDRLHELGISQEFASHFNQKVTSSKHEENMIFYRMNLEDKESLAQLFKTYSFDAVVNMAAQAGVRYSIENPDAYGQSNLVGFLNILECCRHHQVKKLLYASSSSIYGNSSDVPFTTEQAVDHPISLYAATKKANELMAHAYSHLYNIQTIGLRFFTVYGPWGRPDMAMFLFTKAILNHQPVKVFNHGDLSRDFTYIDDIIQGITKILEDKQTNETYQLYNIGNSKPVQLMDFIKEVEKSTGEQAILEMYPMQAGDVNQTWADVQELKDKFGYNPSYPVDKGVSNFVQWYRKYYNK is encoded by the coding sequence ATGAAAACAGTATTCATAACTGGTGTAGCTGGTTTCATAGGTTATCATTTAGCTGAAAAACTAATCGAAAAAGATATTCAAGTTGTTGGAATTGATAATATCAACGATTATTATGACGTTCAGTTAAAATATGATCGATTACACGAATTAGGAATTTCTCAAGAATTTGCATCACATTTTAATCAAAAGGTCACCTCTTCTAAGCATGAAGAGAACATGATTTTCTATCGAATGAATTTAGAAGATAAAGAGTCATTGGCTCAACTTTTTAAAACATATTCGTTTGATGCGGTTGTTAATATGGCAGCCCAAGCAGGAGTACGTTACAGTATCGAAAATCCAGATGCTTACGGACAAAGCAATTTGGTTGGTTTCTTGAATATATTAGAATGTTGTCGTCATCATCAGGTGAAGAAATTGCTTTATGCAAGTAGTTCAAGCATTTATGGAAATTCGTCTGATGTTCCTTTTACTACAGAGCAAGCTGTCGATCATCCCATTAGTTTATACGCAGCAACGAAAAAAGCAAACGAATTAATGGCGCATGCTTACAGTCATTTGTACAATATTCAAACGATAGGCTTACGTTTTTTTACCGTTTATGGCCCATGGGGAAGACCAGATATGGCGATGTTTTTATTTACAAAAGCCATCTTAAATCATCAACCTGTGAAAGTGTTTAATCACGGCGATTTATCACGAGATTTCACCTATATCGATGATATTATTCAAGGAATAACGAAAATACTTGAAGACAAACAAACAAACGAAACCTACCAGTTATACAATATAGGAAATAGCAAACCTGTTCAGTTGATGGATTTTATCAAAGAAGTAGAGAAATCAACAGGAGAACAAGCTATTTTAGAAATGTACCCTATGCAAGCGGGAGATGTCAATCAAACATGGGCGGATGTCCAAGAGTTGAAAGATAAATTTGGTTACAATCCATCTTATCCAGTGGACAAAGGCGTGTCTAACTTTGTACAATGGTACAGAAAATATTATAATAAATGA
- a CDS encoding four helix bundle protein, producing the protein MKSHKDLLVYQKSLDLVTNIYSITDCFPKEEQFGLTNQLRRASVSVPSNIAEGAGRKSKKEFIHFLYIALGSLNEIETQLEISKRLNYISNLDDFDTQFLHIKRMLLKLIESLKRDIEEG; encoded by the coding sequence ATGAAGAGCCATAAGGATTTATTAGTATATCAGAAATCATTAGATCTGGTCACAAATATTTATTCTATTACAGATTGCTTCCCAAAAGAAGAGCAATTTGGTTTGACAAACCAATTAAGAAGAGCATCAGTATCTGTCCCTTCTAATATTGCGGAAGGAGCTGGAAGAAAAAGTAAAAAAGAATTTATTCATTTTTTGTACATCGCTTTAGGCTCATTGAATGAAATTGAAACACAATTAGAAATATCTAAAAGATTAAATTATATAAGTAATTTAGATGATTTTGATACACAATTTTTACACATCAAAAGAATGCTCTTAAAATTAATAGAATCATTGAAAAGGGATATTGAAGAAGGTTAA
- the pyk gene encoding pyruvate kinase, with product MIYDKQFLKKTKIVATLGPATDSPEIILEMMKKGTDVFRINFSHADYADVKRKIEMIHQLNNDHGYNTAVLADLQGPKLRIGKMEHEDFVINPGEILTFTNEDVVGTKEKVFMTYQKFAQDVQVGENILIDDGKLIFKVIETNGTDTVKAETIQGGPLRSKKGVNLPNTNISLPALTEKDKEDAKFAIENRVDWFALSFVRSGQDVKDLSDFIKEHGTLKIPIISKIEKPEALENIKDILEFSDGLMVARGDLGVEVPFEIVPKAQKQLIDKAKLARKPVIVATQMMETMISSLTPTRAEVSDVANAVFDGADAVMLSGETSVGQYPVQVIEKMTKILQTVEDDEHVHVPEHKPKVKNERFVTDMVCYNAAKMAEDTGAKAIATLTYSGYTAFQISSHRPNSFILVFNPSKRINRMLNLLWGVKSINYDPRDTSTDQTVTEVNILAKNAGYVEYGDYIINLNAMPAFEKGITNTLRISMI from the coding sequence ATGATTTACGATAAACAATTTCTTAAAAAGACGAAAATTGTTGCAACATTAGGTCCAGCAACTGATAGTCCAGAAATTATACTAGAAATGATGAAAAAAGGAACAGATGTGTTCCGTATCAACTTTTCGCACGCCGATTATGCGGATGTGAAACGTAAGATAGAAATGATTCATCAATTAAATAACGATCACGGATACAATACAGCAGTATTAGCGGATTTGCAAGGTCCAAAATTGCGTATTGGTAAAATGGAACACGAAGATTTTGTCATCAATCCAGGAGAAATTTTAACTTTCACCAATGAAGATGTTGTAGGAACAAAAGAGAAAGTTTTTATGACGTACCAAAAGTTTGCACAAGACGTGCAAGTGGGTGAAAACATCTTGATTGATGACGGAAAATTAATCTTCAAAGTGATCGAGACTAATGGTACAGATACTGTAAAAGCTGAAACAATACAAGGCGGGCCATTGCGTTCTAAAAAAGGAGTTAATTTACCAAATACAAATATTTCTTTACCAGCTTTAACGGAAAAAGATAAAGAAGATGCAAAGTTCGCAATCGAAAATCGTGTCGATTGGTTTGCCTTATCTTTTGTTCGTTCGGGACAAGATGTAAAAGATTTATCTGATTTTATCAAAGAACATGGCACACTTAAAATTCCAATTATTTCTAAAATTGAAAAGCCTGAGGCTTTAGAAAATATTAAAGATATTTTAGAGTTTTCGGATGGATTAATGGTTGCTCGCGGGGATTTAGGAGTTGAGGTTCCGTTTGAAATTGTTCCAAAGGCACAAAAACAATTAATTGACAAAGCAAAATTAGCGCGTAAACCAGTTATTGTTGCAACTCAAATGATGGAAACCATGATTTCGAGTTTAACACCAACTCGTGCCGAAGTTTCTGACGTTGCAAATGCCGTTTTTGATGGAGCAGATGCGGTTATGTTATCAGGTGAAACATCTGTTGGTCAATACCCTGTTCAAGTGATTGAGAAAATGACGAAAATTCTTCAAACTGTTGAAGATGATGAGCACGTACATGTACCAGAACACAAACCAAAAGTTAAAAACGAACGTTTTGTAACAGATATGGTTTGTTACAATGCAGCTAAAATGGCAGAAGATACAGGAGCAAAAGCAATTGCAACGTTGACGTATTCTGGTTATACAGCTTTTCAAATTTCTTCTCATCGTCCAAATTCATTTATTTTGGTGTTTAATCCAAGTAAACGAATCAACCGTATGTTGAATTTGTTATGGGGTGTAAAATCGATTAATTACGATCCTCGCGATACATCTACGGATCAAACGGTAACAGAGGTAAATATCTTAGCGAAGAATGCAGGTTATGTAGAATATGGTGATTACATCATCAATTTGAATGCTATGCCAGCGTTTGAAAAAGGAATTACCAATACACTACGTATTTCAATGATTTAA
- the rnc gene encoding ribonuclease III: MSFLKKLFSFKNHRDDSNSSDPFLKFLNEILGYTPQNIEVFKEAFTHRSAQKKDENGNSINFERLEFLGDALLGASTAVHLYYKAPDQQEGYLTKMRSKIVSRKQLNAVSKQLGLLDYLDPMNNHNNLGEDVNGDMLEALVGAIYVDGGIDAVQKFIQIKIIDPYADLDRLEHTITSHKSLILEWSQKTRNTIRFNTFEEQNAEDLQVFVSVIRLNDKVISKGRGTSKKKAEESAAKRAYYSLQKKIEKV, from the coding sequence ATGTCTTTCTTAAAAAAATTATTTTCTTTTAAAAATCATCGTGATGATTCAAATTCATCTGATCCTTTTTTGAAATTTTTGAACGAGATCCTGGGGTATACCCCTCAAAATATTGAGGTGTTTAAAGAAGCATTTACCCACAGATCAGCGCAAAAAAAAGATGAAAATGGAAACAGTATCAATTTTGAAAGATTAGAGTTTTTAGGAGATGCATTACTTGGTGCTTCTACCGCAGTACATTTGTACTATAAAGCACCAGATCAACAAGAAGGGTATTTGACAAAAATGCGTTCTAAAATAGTTTCACGCAAGCAATTAAACGCTGTGTCAAAACAACTTGGTCTGTTGGATTATTTAGATCCTATGAACAATCACAACAATTTGGGGGAAGACGTCAATGGTGATATGTTAGAAGCTTTAGTCGGTGCAATTTATGTAGATGGAGGAATAGATGCAGTCCAAAAATTTATTCAAATCAAAATTATTGACCCTTATGCGGATTTAGATCGTTTGGAACATACCATAACAAGTCACAAATCGTTGATCTTAGAATGGAGTCAAAAAACGAGAAATACAATAAGATTCAATACATTTGAGGAGCAAAATGCAGAAGATCTTCAGGTCTTTGTATCCGTTATCCGTCTTAACGATAAGGTTATCTCAAAAGGGAGAGGAACTTCAAAGAAAAAAGCAGAAGAAAGTGCCGCAAAACGCGCGTATTATTCACTACAAAAGAAAATAGAAAAAGTATAG
- a CDS encoding mannose-1-phosphate guanylyltransferase yields the protein MCIYNVILSGGVGSRLWPLSRKSHPKQYLPLFNEQSLFELTIQRNLPIADKLMVIGNKDNDHLSQEVLDKMNVEYTKIVEAVPRNTAAAIAFAALAVEDDDILIVTPSDHLIEDMEAYQEAMNRAIELAQNDYIVTFGVHPTRPETGYGYIEHKEDTVLSFREKPNHITAQDFIEQGNFLWNSGMFCFKAKVLLKELKKFEKEIYETSVEAWNENVNGELSEELSMKIPSNSIDYAVMERSKKIKVVPAKFIWNDLGSFESLYDYFIMNGHTVDRNGNMIIGTEVYTSFVGLQNCIFVHTPTANLILQKEYSQEVKNVYTHLEKRNSELI from the coding sequence ATGTGTATTTATAATGTGATCTTATCTGGTGGTGTTGGGAGTAGACTTTGGCCACTTTCACGAAAAAGTCATCCAAAACAATATTTACCTCTGTTTAATGAGCAATCTTTATTTGAGTTAACGATTCAGCGCAATCTTCCTATTGCAGATAAGTTGATGGTCATAGGAAACAAGGATAACGATCATTTGAGTCAAGAAGTACTTGATAAAATGAATGTTGAATACACAAAAATTGTAGAGGCTGTTCCACGTAATACTGCAGCGGCAATTGCATTTGCAGCTTTAGCAGTTGAGGATGATGATATTCTAATTGTGACACCATCTGATCATTTGATTGAAGATATGGAAGCCTATCAAGAAGCGATGAATAGAGCAATCGAATTAGCACAAAATGACTATATCGTCACATTTGGTGTGCATCCAACACGTCCAGAAACAGGGTATGGCTATATTGAGCACAAAGAAGACACTGTGTTATCGTTTCGTGAAAAACCAAATCATATTACGGCGCAAGATTTTATCGAGCAAGGTAATTTTTTGTGGAACAGTGGAATGTTTTGTTTCAAAGCAAAAGTGTTGCTAAAAGAGTTGAAGAAGTTTGAAAAAGAAATTTATGAAACTTCTGTCGAGGCTTGGAACGAAAATGTAAATGGAGAATTAAGTGAAGAGCTTTCAATGAAAATTCCATCAAATAGCATCGACTATGCCGTAATGGAACGAAGCAAGAAAATAAAAGTTGTTCCTGCAAAATTTATTTGGAACGATTTGGGGTCTTTCGAATCGTTGTATGATTATTTTATCATGAACGGACATACTGTAGATCGAAATGGAAACATGATTATCGGAACAGAAGTGTACACCTCTTTTGTGGGGTTGCAAAATTGCATTTTTGTCCATACTCCAACAGCAAATTTAATTTTACAAAAAGAATATTCGCAAGAAGTGAAAAATGTTTACACCCATTTAGAAAAAAGAAATTCAGAATTGATATAA
- a CDS encoding IPExxxVDY family protein, with amino-acid sequence MAELLLYDEWIDFHLIGVNSSFNTSTQFIFHLNSTYDTRFQRINDLDIWLDDHTYFFETYEWIDETNKIDYHIIKNIPNQSDSKKIEVDLSNLFKESIILVPNYKDCNYIVKVSGWEDDIENLPLPFVEKDFIKLIKKIDVDLISTADRLVF; translated from the coding sequence ATGGCAGAGTTACTCTTATATGATGAGTGGATAGATTTCCATCTAATAGGCGTAAATTCAAGCTTTAATACTTCGACACAATTTATTTTCCATCTCAATTCTACTTATGATACGCGTTTTCAACGTATCAATGATTTGGATATTTGGTTAGATGATCATACCTATTTTTTCGAAACATACGAATGGATAGATGAAACCAATAAGATAGATTATCATATCATTAAAAATATCCCAAATCAATCCGATTCTAAAAAAATTGAAGTAGATTTATCAAATCTTTTCAAAGAGAGCATTATACTTGTGCCTAATTACAAGGATTGCAACTATATTGTCAAAGTTTCTGGCTGGGAAGATGATATAGAGAATCTTCCACTTCCATTTGTAGAAAAAGATTTTATTAAATTAATTAAAAAAATAGATGTCGATTTAATCAGTACAGCTGATAGATTGGTTTTCTAA